One region of Wyeomyia smithii strain HCP4-BCI-WySm-NY-G18 chromosome 3, ASM2978416v1, whole genome shotgun sequence genomic DNA includes:
- the LOC129727160 gene encoding histidine protein methyltransferase 1 homolog has protein sequence MFEFAFLSSDAVEDVSNRAAAAASNEQECVELQIPEDLRQGIDIEPDRLHVFVASLDTQVEYLNCLTLPQEDLSGQVLSAEMNHSDLIPGVYEGGLKVWECTFDLGELIAEQERYTKLLKNASVLDLGCGSGILGILAAKLGAASVCFQDYNREVLTNVTIKNYCFNCCNEKNDIQSQAKPSFYSGDWASFGRKTQELYDIILTSETIYDTRNYGKLINLLKSKLKRNGVVLLAAKTYYFGVGGGLRQFEQALEADGMLGHRVAWECDNGVRREILEIRWNAEPPATAEAAVVETVEK, from the exons ATGTTCGAATTTGCGTTTCTATCGTCTGATGCGGTAGAGGATGTTTCAAATCGAGCTGCAG CGGCAGCTTCTAATGAGCAAGAATGTGTAGAACTACAGATCCCCGAGGACCTTCGTCAAGGCATCGATATTGAACCGGATCGATTGCATGTTTTCGTAGCCAGCCTGGATACTCAAGTTGAGTATCTAAACTGTCTGACACTGCCACAAGAAGACCTGTCAGGTCAAGTTCTATCAGCTGAAATGAACCACTCGGATTTGATTCCGGGAGTGTATGAGGGAGGACTGAAGGTATGGGAGTGTACTTTCGACCTAGGAGAACTCATCGCAGAGCAGGAGAGATACACAAAACTACTCAAAAATGCGTCGGTGCTCGATTTAGGATGTGGCTCTGGAATATTGGGTATACTAGCAGCTAAACTAGGTGCCGCCTCGGTGTGCTTTCAAGACTAT AATCGAGAAGTACTAACAAATGTTACAATTAAAAATTACTGTTTCAACTGTTGCAACGAGAAAAACGACATCCAATCCCAGGCAAAGCCGAGTTTCTATTCGGGCGATTGGGCCAGCTTTGGACGAAAGACGCAAGAATTGTACGACATAATTCTTACCTCAGAGACGATTTACGATACCAGAAACTATGGTAAATTGATCAATTTGCTAAAAAGCAAATTGAAGCGTAATGGAGTAGT TTTGCTGGCCGCCAAGACATACTACTTTGGCGTGGGTGGTGGGCTGCGCCAGTTCGAACAGGCCTTGGAAGCGGATGGAATGCTCGGACATCGGGTTGCATGGGAGTGTGACAATGGCGTTCGACGTGAAATTCTTGAGATTCGTTGGAATGCAGAACCGCCGGCAACAGCTGAAGCTGCAGTCGTCGAGACTGTCGAAAAATGA